CGCTGGCGCTGCTGCACCGCGTGCCCGAGATGCACGAGGCCGTGCGCGCGGGCGGCTGGTACGACGCCGAAGCCGTCGGTGCGCAGCATGAGCTCCTCGGGGCTCCCATCGCCGTGATCGGCGCCTCGCGCACCGGCCGTGCGTACCTGGAGCTGCTTCGGGCGCTGGGGGCGGAGCCGCTGCTCGTCGACCCCACGATCACCGCGGCCGCTGCCGAGGAGCTGGGCGCCGCGCTCGTGCCCCTCGACGAGGCGCTGCGGCGCGCGCGCATCGTCGCCGTGCACGCGCCGACCCTGCCGGAGACGCATCACCTCATCGGGGGCGCGGAACTCGCGCTGATGCCTGACGGCGCCGGCCTCGTCAACACCGCGCGCTCGTGGCTCGTCGACGAGCAGGCGCTGCTGACCGAGCTGCGCAGCGGACGCCTGCGCGCGGCGATCGACGTCTTCGACGAGGAGCCGCTGCCCGCGGACAGCCCGTTCCGTCGTGTCCCCGGGGTGCTGCTGACACCGCACCGTGCCGCGGGGACGACCGAGGGGCGGCTGCGTC
This Microbacterium sp. XT11 DNA region includes the following protein-coding sequences:
- a CDS encoding hydroxyacid dehydrogenase, whose protein sequence is MSAAAAVAPAVVAVVPEGLFAEFFSDADEARLRAAAERLGGEFVRVDRLDEVDASAARVVITSWGAPPFDETVLATLPALELVAHTGATVKFFATDALFDRGVRVTQAGAGMARSVAEVSLAFTLALLHRVPEMHEAVRAGGWYDAEAVGAQHELLGAPIAVIGASRTGRAYLELLRALGAEPLLVDPTITAAAAEELGAALVPLDEALRRARIVAVHAPTLPETHHLIGGAELALMPDGAGLVNTARSWLVDEQALLTELRSGRLRAAIDVFDEEPLPADSPFRRVPGVLLTPHRAAGTTEGRLRQGRIVADELDAFSAGEPLVHAVDRSQLSTMG